The nucleotide sequence CGAGACGGAGAAGGCCGCCAAGAGCGCCGACAAGCTCGGTAAGGGCATCGGCAAGGCCAAGAAGGGCGCGGACGACCTCGCCAAGGGCCTGGCCAAGGCCAAGAAGGGCAGCCGCGATCTGAAGTCCGGGCTCGGCACGCTCTATCAGGGCTCCGGGACGCTCAAGACCGGCGCGGGCGGCGTCGCCGACGGCACCCAGTCGCTGTCCGACAAGGTCAACGACGTGGCGGCCAAGGTACGCCCGTTCCTCAAGGAGCACGGCAAGGAGATCGGGGACATCTCCCAACTGGTCGCCGACGCCTCCCAGAAGGCGTCCGACAGCCTCGACACCCTGCCCGAGACGACCTCCGCGGCGGCCACCAAGGCCCGTAAGGCGTCCGACGTCCTCGCCGCCGACTACCGGACCCGCTGCGAGGGGGCGGTGCCCGCCGACCCGGACTGTCCCGCGCTCAAGAAGTCGGTGGCGGCGGCCGACACCGCCGCCGATGTGGCCGAGGACGTCGACAAGCTGGTGCGGGACCACACCACCCAACTCGACGCCCTCGGCGGTCATCTGGACGATCTGCACGACCAGGCGCTGTGGCTCGCGCAGAACGCCCCGCACCTGGGCACCGGCCTCGACACCGCCGTACGGAAGGTCAACGCCCTCAACTCCGGGGCGCAGAAGGTCGCCAAGGGCGCCGGAACCCTGCACACCGGGCTGAGCACCGCCAAGACCGGCGCCTCCGACCTCGACAGCGGCGTCGGTAAGGCGCGCGGCGGCGCGAACACCCTGGGCGGCGGGATGTTCCGGCTCGTCGACGGCTCCGGCAAGCTCTCCGGCGGGCTGCACGACGGCGCCGGCAAGATCCCCGACTACGGCAAGCAGGACCGGGACGCCCGGACCGAGGTGATGGCGGATCCGGTCCGGCTGGTCAACCAGGCGCTGCACAAGGCGCCCAACTACGGCACCGGTTTCGCCCCGTACTTCATCCCGCTCTCCCTGTGGGTCGGCGCGATGGTGGCCTACATGCTGATCCAGCCGCTCAACAGGCGCGCGCTCGCGGTGGGCGCCTCCTCCTGGCGGATCGCGTTCGCGGGCTGGCTGCCGGTCGCCGTGATCGGGGTGTTCCAGACGCTGGCTCTGATGGCGGTGTTGCACTGGGCGATCGGCCTGCAGATGGCGCGAGCCGCGGGCACGCTCGGCTTCCTGATGCTGGTGACGGCCTGTTTCGCGGCGATCGTGCAGTGGCTGAACGCCCGCTTCGGACCGGCCTGCCGGATCCTGGTGCTGGCCCTGCTGATGCTCCAGCTGACCTCGGCGGGCGGCACCTATCCGGTGCAGACCAGCCCGCGCTTCTTCAACGCCATCCATCCCTTCCTGCCCATGACCTACGTGGTGGACGGGCTGCGCCGGCTCATCACCGGCGGCGGGCTCGGCCCGGTCTGGCTGGCCTGCGGGGTACTCCTCGGATTCAGCGCGGCCGCCCTCGCGCTCACCGCGTGGTCCGCGCGGCGCAGGCAGGTGTGGTCGGTGGACCGGCTGCATCCGGAGCTGAGCCTGTGAGCGGCATAACATCAACAACGGGCAGAATCGGCGCTATGGACAGCAGCAGCACGCGCCGCCAGGCCACACGCCAGAAACTCTTCGAGGCAGCGGTCACCCTCATCGCCGAACAGGGCTTCTCCTCCACCACCGTGGACGAGATCGCCGAGCGGGCCGGGGTGGCCAAGGGCACGGTCTACTACAACTTCGCCAGCAAGACCGTGCTCTTCGAGGAGCTGCTGCAGCACGGCATCGAGCTGCTGACCGCATCCCTACAGAGCGCCGCCGACGAGAACGCGGAGCGCGGCGGCAGTCATGTGGACGCGCTGGACGCCATGGTCCGGGCCGGGCTGGACTTCATCTCCCGCTATCCGTCGCTGACCCAGCTGTACGTGGCCGAGCTGTGGCGCACCAACCGCGCCTGGCAGTCCACCTTGATGATGGTCCGGCAGCGGGCCATAGCGGTGATCGAGGCCGAGCTGCGGGCCGGGGTGGCCGGGCACGAGTTCAGCGGGGACATCGACATCCCGCTGACGGCGTCGGCGCTGTTCGGGATGGTGCTGGTGGCCGCGCTGGACTGGCAGTCCTACCAGCCGGAGCGGTCGCTGGAGGATGTGCACGCGGCGCTGTCGCGGCTGCTGCAGGGCCGCGTGGGCGGGACCGTGGCCTCCGGATAGCCGGCCGCGGCCTCCGGATGGCCGACCGTAGCCTCCGGATGGCCCGGTGTGGCGGGCGGATCAGCTCCTCCGGGGACACGTAGAAGGCGCTGTTCCGGCAGATCGACTTTCATCGAGCTGACCGGAACAGCGCCTCCCCCCGTAACTCCCCCGTACTTCCCCCGTTGGAGGCTCCTGGTCCCGGAGACTCCCGGTGACTCCCACCTTTCGTCCGGGCCGCCGCGCCGTTCCGCCGCCCCGTGCCGGCGGTCCGGCGCGCGGCCCTTCCGTATGCACCACTCTCTCGTCCGAGCAGGTGGCGGCCCATCCGCGCGACTACTCATCTCCCCGGCTGAGTACGCGTACTCAGGTCTGCGCACTCGTCCCCAGGTGTGCTGCCCCGGCTGTCGGTGGGGGCGGATAAAGTCGCGGTCATGGCACGGATTGTGGTGATCGGCTCCGGGATGGGCGCCATGGCGGCGGCGGCCCGGCTGACCGTGGCGGGCCACCGGGTGGTGGTGTACGAGCGCGGGCGGGCCCATGGCGGCGGGGTCGGCCGCTTCGCGCGGGACGGATTCCGCTTCGACACCGGCCCGGGGCTGCTGCACCTGCCCGCCGTCTACCGGGATCTGTTCGTGAAGACCGGCAAGCAGACCCTGGAGCAGAGCGTCGAGCTCAGCCAGGTCGACCCGGCGAGCCGGCATCTCTTCACCGACGGCACGGATGTCCGGCTGCCCAATGCCTCACGGGCCGGGGTGCTCCAGGCGCTGGACGGCGCCTTCGGCGCGGGCGCGGGCGAGCGCTGGAGTGATCTGGTCAACCGGGCGCGCGAGGTGTGGGACGCCACCCGCAGGCCGCTCCTGGAGGAGCCGCTGCGCGCCGACTGGCGGGTCCTGGGCCGCGATCCCTATCCGGCCGCCCCCGTGCGGCGCGGGCGGCTAGGCGGCCTGTTCGGCCGGGGCGGTGCCGACGGCCCGCCCACGCTCGCCGGAGTGGCCCGCCGTGAGCTGAAGGATCCGCGCGCCGTGGCCCTCCTGGAGAGCCATGCGCTGGCGCACGGCCTCGACCCGCGCTCCGCCCCCGCCGCGGCCACCGTGCTGCCCTATATCGAGCAGACGTTCGGCGCCTGGTATGTGCGCGGGGGTATGCGGGCGCTCGCCGATGCCCTCCATGAGCGCTGCCGTCAGCGGAAGGTCGAGTTCCACTTCGACGCCGAGGTCACCGGCATCGTGGAGAAGGACGGCCGTGCGGCGGGCGTGGAGCTGGCCGACGGCACCGTCGCGGAGGCCGACGCGGTGGTCTCGGGCATCGACCCCGCGCTGCTGCCCCCGCTGCTCGGCGGGCAGGCCCTTTGGCGGGAGGGGGACGTGCGGCCGGAGCCCGGCGCGGGCGGCGGCACGCCGGGGCGACTGACCGTCCTTCTGGCGCTGCGCGGCACCCGTCCCGCGGACACCGCGCACCGCACGGTGGTCCACGCCCCGGACCGGGAGGCGGAGTTGGCCGCCGTCTTCGGCGACGGCCACGGGCTCCGCGAGCCCTGCCCCCACCCCACGGTGACCGTGCTGCGCCCGGACGACCCCACGGTGCGCCCGGACGAGGAGCACGAGGCCGTCACCCTTACCGCCGTCGTCGCCCCGCACGGCCCGGTGGACTGGACGGACGGCGCGGCGGCGGAACAGGACGCCCAGCGGCTGATCACGGCCGCCGAGGCCGCGATACCGGGGCTGCGGGACCGGATGCTGTGGCATGAGGTCCGCACACCCGCCGACACCGAGGCGGAGACGGGCGCCAGGGGCGGCGCCGTGCCGGGCCCGGTGCTCGCCGGGGCGGACGGCGCGTTTCTGCGGCCCGCCAATGTCACCCGGCTCCCGGGCCTGTATCTGGCGGGCGGCTGGGCCCATCCGGGCGGCGGGCTCGCCCACGCCGGAATGTCGGGCGCGCTGGTGGCCGGGCTGATCGTCGAGGGCGAGGACTGGCGCGGCTCCCAGTAGAGCGGCTCCCAAGGCTCCCAGGAAACACGCGAGCCCGCTCCCGGGGAGCGGGCTCACCTGGCAGCGGGGCTCAGTAGCGCTGCCGACTCAGTAGCGGTACTGCTCGTCGAAGCCCTGGGGATAGCCCTGGGCCTGGCCCTGTTGCTGCTGCTGGTACGGGTACCCCTGCTGGTCCGCCGCGGGCGCGGCGTCGCCTTCGCGCTGCTGCGGCACCCAGGGCCCGCCGGACTGCGTCACGTCGTACGCCGGGTCCGGCGAGGGGTAGGAGGCGTCGGCCGCCCAGTGGTCGCCGCCGTAGGCCCCGCCGCCGCCGTACGGATCCTGCTGGCCGTAGGCCGCGTACTGGTCGGCGTACTGCTGCTGGCCGTAAGCCTGCTGGTCGTATGCCTGCTGCTCATAGGACTGGGCCTGGGGCTGAGGCTGGTCCTGGGGCTGGGCGCCGTACGGGTCCTGGCCGTAGGCCGCGTACGCCTCGTTCCCGTAGCCGTACTGCCCGCCCTGGCCCATCTGGTCCGCGTAGACGTCCTGGCCGTAGTTCTGGCCGTGCCCCTGGCTGTGGTCCTGCTGCGAGCCGTAGCCGCCGTACGTCTCGTACGCGCTGTAGCCACCGGCCGCCTCGCCGCTGCCGCTGTACGCGCCCGCGGCCGGGGTGAAGGCCGACGGCTCCTCGTAGACGCCGTACTCGCCGGTGTCGTCGGGCAGCGGCTGCGGCTGGTACGTGGG is from Streptomyces hygroscopicus and encodes:
- a CDS encoding TetR family transcriptional regulator; this translates as MDSSSTRRQATRQKLFEAAVTLIAEQGFSSTTVDEIAERAGVAKGTVYYNFASKTVLFEELLQHGIELLTASLQSAADENAERGGSHVDALDAMVRAGLDFISRYPSLTQLYVAELWRTNRAWQSTLMMVRQRAIAVIEAELRAGVAGHEFSGDIDIPLTASALFGMVLVAALDWQSYQPERSLEDVHAALSRLLQGRVGGTVASG
- a CDS encoding phytoene dehydrogenase translates to MLPRLSVGADKVAVMARIVVIGSGMGAMAAAARLTVAGHRVVVYERGRAHGGGVGRFARDGFRFDTGPGLLHLPAVYRDLFVKTGKQTLEQSVELSQVDPASRHLFTDGTDVRLPNASRAGVLQALDGAFGAGAGERWSDLVNRAREVWDATRRPLLEEPLRADWRVLGRDPYPAAPVRRGRLGGLFGRGGADGPPTLAGVARRELKDPRAVALLESHALAHGLDPRSAPAAATVLPYIEQTFGAWYVRGGMRALADALHERCRQRKVEFHFDAEVTGIVEKDGRAAGVELADGTVAEADAVVSGIDPALLPPLLGGQALWREGDVRPEPGAGGGTPGRLTVLLALRGTRPADTAHRTVVHAPDREAELAAVFGDGHGLREPCPHPTVTVLRPDDPTVRPDEEHEAVTLTAVVAPHGPVDWTDGAAAEQDAQRLITAAEAAIPGLRDRMLWHEVRTPADTEAETGARGGAVPGPVLAGADGAFLRPANVTRLPGLYLAGGWAHPGGGLAHAGMSGALVAGLIVEGEDWRGSQ
- a CDS encoding membrane protein — protein: MGWTVLYIAFGVVALWLLGEVLLQYKARLRWRLLAFVGFLGVVVGVLIPSVPVIGVGAIAFAIGQTYVTLSFRRGFAAGWALSGGLPGLLGREERSPRPDDSDKEPILEVSDLEAVPAAQPEPPTYQPQPLPDDTGEYGVYEEPSAFTPAAGAYSGSGEAAGGYSAYETYGGYGSQQDHSQGHGQNYGQDVYADQMGQGGQYGYGNEAYAAYGQDPYGAQPQDQPQPQAQSYEQQAYDQQAYGQQQYADQYAAYGQQDPYGGGGAYGGDHWAADASYPSPDPAYDVTQSGGPWVPQQREGDAAPAADQQGYPYQQQQQGQAQGYPQGFDEQYRY
- a CDS encoding membrane protein: MRSPKLAALELKRFGRGKLPRAALAALLLLPLLYGALYLWSFWDPYGKLNKIPVALVNSDNGATVKGERLTAGDDISGKLLDSKTFDWHRTSAAEARKGVANGTYYLSLTVPSDFSRQIATSSGKSPETGALKVRTNDANNYIVGQISRSVFSEVRAAASTKASRGFYDNIFISFADIHGETEKAAKSADKLGKGIGKAKKGADDLAKGLAKAKKGSRDLKSGLGTLYQGSGTLKTGAGGVADGTQSLSDKVNDVAAKVRPFLKEHGKEIGDISQLVADASQKASDSLDTLPETTSAAATKARKASDVLAADYRTRCEGAVPADPDCPALKKSVAAADTAADVAEDVDKLVRDHTTQLDALGGHLDDLHDQALWLAQNAPHLGTGLDTAVRKVNALNSGAQKVAKGAGTLHTGLSTAKTGASDLDSGVGKARGGANTLGGGMFRLVDGSGKLSGGLHDGAGKIPDYGKQDRDARTEVMADPVRLVNQALHKAPNYGTGFAPYFIPLSLWVGAMVAYMLIQPLNRRALAVGASSWRIAFAGWLPVAVIGVFQTLALMAVLHWAIGLQMARAAGTLGFLMLVTACFAAIVQWLNARFGPACRILVLALLMLQLTSAGGTYPVQTSPRFFNAIHPFLPMTYVVDGLRRLITGGGLGPVWLACGVLLGFSAAALALTAWSARRRQVWSVDRLHPELSL